One window of Erwinia aphidicola genomic DNA carries:
- the uvrY gene encoding UvrY/SirA/GacA family response regulator transcription factor, producing MISVFLVDDHELVRAGIRRILEDIKGIQVVGEANCGEDAVKWCRSNSADVVLMDMNMPGIGGLEATRKIVRYAPDSKIIMLTIYTENPLPAKVMQAGASGYLSKGAAPQEVVSAIRSVNAGQRYIASDIAQQMALSQLEPQKAESPFSCLSERELQIMLMITKGQKVTEISEQLNLSPKTVNSYRYRMFSKLNISGDVELTHLAIRHGLFNAEPLISSE from the coding sequence TTGATAAGCGTATTTCTTGTTGATGACCACGAACTGGTACGTGCAGGTATTCGTCGCATCCTGGAAGATATCAAAGGTATCCAGGTCGTCGGCGAAGCCAACTGCGGTGAGGATGCGGTAAAGTGGTGCCGTAGCAACAGTGCCGACGTGGTGCTGATGGATATGAACATGCCCGGCATTGGCGGCCTTGAGGCCACGCGTAAGATTGTGCGCTACGCCCCGGACAGCAAAATCATCATGCTGACCATCTATACGGAGAACCCGCTGCCGGCGAAAGTCATGCAGGCTGGGGCTTCCGGCTATCTGAGCAAAGGTGCCGCGCCGCAGGAAGTGGTCAGCGCGATACGCTCCGTTAACGCCGGGCAGCGCTACATTGCTTCAGATATTGCTCAACAGATGGCGTTAAGCCAGCTTGAACCGCAAAAAGCGGAATCCCCTTTCAGCTGTTTGTCGGAACGCGAATTGCAGATTATGCTGATGATTACCAAAGGCCAGAAAGTGACGGAAATTTCCGAACAGCTTAACCTGAGCCCGAAAACCGTTAACAGCTATCGCTACCGCATGTTCAGCAAGCTTAACATTAGTGGTGATGTAGAGTTAACGCACCTGGCCATTCGTCATGGCCTGTTCAATGCGGAGCCGTTAATCAGTAGTGAGTGA
- the uvrC gene encoding excinuclease ABC subunit UvrC produces the protein MSDLFDAKSFLKTVTSQPGVYRMYDAGGTVIYVGKAKDLKKRLTSYFRGNLASRKTEALVAQIQQIDVTVTHTETEALLLEHNYIKLYQPRYNVLLRDDKSYPYIFLSADTHPRLASHRGAKHAKGEYFGPFPNGYAVRETLSLLQKVFPVRQCENSVYRNRTRPCLQYQIGRCLGPCVAGLVSEEEYAQQIDYVRLFLSGKDDQVLNQLVGRMENASRDLRFEEAARLRDQIQAVRRVTEKQFVSNQGDDLDVIGVAFDSGMACLHVLFIRQGKVLGSRSYFPKVPGGTDLSEVVQTFVGQFYLQGSQARTLPGDILLDFTLPEKDLLAESLTELAGRRVSIQSKPRGDRARYLKLARTNAATALVTRLAQHSTIHQRLAALAQTLELPPIRRMECFDISHTMGEQTVASCVVFDANGPLRSEYRRYNITGITPGDDYAAMNQVLRRRYGKAIEESKIPDVILIDGGKGQLAQAKTVFAELDVPWDKNRPLLLGVAKGSDRRAGLETLFLEPEGEGFALPADSPALHVIQHIRDDSHNHAITGHRNKRAKVKNTSALETIEGIGPKRRQSLLKYMGGLQPLINASVEEIASVPGISHALAEKIFHALKH, from the coding sequence GTGAGTGATCTGTTTGATGCTAAATCTTTCCTGAAAACCGTCACCAGTCAGCCTGGCGTCTACCGGATGTATGATGCCGGCGGCACAGTCATCTATGTCGGTAAAGCGAAGGATCTCAAAAAGCGCCTGACCAGCTATTTTCGCGGCAATCTCGCCAGCCGGAAAACCGAAGCGCTGGTGGCACAAATTCAGCAAATTGATGTGACGGTAACGCACACGGAAACCGAAGCGTTACTGCTTGAGCACAACTACATCAAGCTCTACCAGCCGCGCTATAACGTGCTGCTGCGTGACGATAAATCCTATCCCTATATCTTTCTGAGTGCGGATACCCATCCACGCCTTGCCAGCCACCGCGGCGCCAAGCATGCGAAAGGGGAGTACTTTGGCCCTTTTCCCAATGGCTATGCGGTGCGTGAAACCCTGTCGCTGTTGCAAAAAGTCTTTCCGGTTCGCCAGTGCGAAAACAGCGTATACCGCAATCGCACGCGTCCCTGCCTGCAGTATCAGATTGGTCGCTGCCTTGGGCCCTGCGTCGCAGGACTGGTTTCGGAAGAGGAGTATGCGCAGCAAATTGATTACGTCCGGCTGTTCCTGTCCGGTAAAGATGATCAGGTGCTTAACCAGCTGGTGGGACGGATGGAAAACGCCAGCCGCGATCTGCGCTTTGAAGAAGCGGCCAGGCTGCGCGATCAAATTCAGGCCGTGCGCCGGGTAACCGAGAAGCAGTTTGTCTCAAACCAGGGCGATGACCTTGATGTGATTGGCGTGGCGTTTGACTCGGGCATGGCCTGTCTGCATGTGCTGTTTATCCGCCAGGGGAAAGTGCTGGGCAGCCGCAGCTATTTCCCAAAAGTGCCGGGTGGCACCGATCTGTCAGAAGTGGTGCAAACCTTTGTCGGTCAATTCTACCTGCAGGGGAGCCAGGCGCGCACGCTGCCGGGAGATATTCTGCTGGACTTTACGCTGCCGGAAAAAGATCTGCTGGCGGAGTCGCTGACCGAGCTGGCGGGGCGGCGCGTGTCGATTCAGAGCAAACCGCGCGGCGATCGTGCCCGCTACCTGAAGCTGGCCCGCACCAATGCGGCCACTGCGCTGGTGACGCGTCTGGCGCAGCACTCGACCATCCATCAACGGCTGGCTGCGCTGGCGCAAACGCTGGAGCTGCCGCCAATCCGGCGTATGGAGTGTTTCGATATCAGCCATACCATGGGCGAGCAGACCGTTGCTTCCTGTGTGGTGTTCGATGCTAACGGGCCGCTGCGCAGTGAGTATCGTCGTTACAATATTACGGGAATTACCCCGGGTGATGACTACGCGGCAATGAATCAGGTGCTGCGCCGCCGCTATGGCAAAGCGATTGAAGAGAGCAAAATCCCTGATGTGATCCTGATCGATGGCGGAAAAGGCCAGCTGGCTCAGGCGAAAACAGTGTTTGCCGAGCTGGATGTACCCTGGGATAAAAATCGCCCGCTGCTTCTCGGCGTCGCGAAAGGGAGCGATCGTCGGGCAGGGCTGGAAACGCTGTTCCTCGAGCCGGAAGGTGAGGGCTTTGCTCTGCCGGCGGACTCCCCGGCGCTGCATGTTATCCAGCATATTCGTGATGACTCTCACAATCACGCAATTACGGGTCATCGTAATAAACGGGCAAAAGTGAAGAACACCAGTGCACTGGAAACCATCGAAGGCATCGGCCCGAAACGCCGCCAGTCGCTGCTTAAGTACATGGGGGGCCTGCAACCGCTGATTAATGCCTCGGTTGAGGAGATTGCCAGCGTGCCGGGAATATCGCACGCGCTGGCGGAAAAAATCTTCCATGCGCTGAAACACTAA
- the pgsA gene encoding CDP-diacylglycerol--glycerol-3-phosphate 3-phosphatidyltransferase, which translates to MPFNIPTLLTLFRVVLIPFFVLAFYLPFQWAPLACALIFIFAAVTDWFDGYLARRWKQTTQFGAFLDPVADKVMVAMALVLVAEYFHAWWITLPAATMIAREIIISALREWMAEIGKRNSVAVSWIGKVKTTAQMLALFALLWHPNDVIEGVGVAALYIAAVLTFWSMFQYLSAARGDLLER; encoded by the coding sequence ATGCCATTTAATATTCCGACCTTACTTACCCTGTTTCGTGTAGTGTTAATCCCATTCTTTGTGCTGGCGTTTTATCTGCCATTTCAATGGGCTCCGCTCGCCTGTGCGCTGATTTTCATTTTCGCTGCGGTGACTGACTGGTTCGACGGTTATCTGGCGCGCCGCTGGAAACAGACCACGCAGTTCGGCGCCTTCCTCGACCCGGTAGCGGATAAAGTGATGGTGGCAATGGCGCTGGTGCTGGTGGCGGAATATTTCCATGCCTGGTGGATTACGCTGCCTGCCGCCACCATGATTGCCCGCGAGATTATCATTTCTGCTCTGCGCGAGTGGATGGCTGAAATCGGTAAACGCAATAGCGTGGCCGTATCCTGGATCGGTAAAGTGAAAACCACGGCGCAGATGCTGGCGCTGTTTGCTCTGTTATGGCATCCAAATGATGTGATTGAAGGCGTCGGCGTCGCCGCTTTATATATCGCAGCGGTGCTCACTTTCTGGTCAATGTTCCAGTATCTCAGTGCGGCGCGCGGCGATCTGCTCGAACGGTGA